Within the Aeromicrobium sp. Root236 genome, the region GGGACTCCAATGAGAGCGCGGTGTGGGAGGTGCAACGATCCGGCGGCCGGAACGTGACGACTCAGACGACATGGCCGCCGGCCCGCTTGAGCGCGGTCGCGGCCTCGGTGACGATCCGGTCGATGAGCTCCTCGCACGTCGGCAGGTCATCGATGACGCCGACGACCTGACCGGAGGCGAGGACGCCGGCAGTCGCATCGCCCTCGACGAGCCCGGCCTTGAGCATCATGGGCGTGTTGGCGGCGAGCGCGAGCTGGCCGAGCGTACGACCCTGCTCGTTGCGCATCGCACGACCGTCGACGGCGAGCTGCTTCCAGCTCATCCCCGCCATGCGCTTGAACTCGAGGGTGCGCCTGGCGGTCGGGATCAGGCGGCGTACGCCCGAGCTGGCCTCGACGTCCTCGACCAGCTCGGTGCGGAGCATGCGGTGCGGCATGCCGTCGACCTTCTTGGTGACGACGGTGTCGTCGAGACCGGCCGCGAGATAGCGCTGCTTGACCGCGTCCGGCACCCGGCTGTCCGCGGTCAGCAGGAAGCGCGTGCCCATGCCCACGCCGGATGCGCCGTACGACAGGGCGGCCGCGAGACCGCGACCGTCGAAGAATCCACCGGCGGCGATGACCGGGATGTCGACCGCGTCGAGCACGGTCGGCAGCAACAGCGTGGTGGGCACCGAGCCCGTGTGCCCACCGCCTTCGCCACCTTGGATCATCACCGCGTCGGCGCCCCACGACGCGACCTTGACCGCATGCTTGGGCAGCCCGACGCTGGGGATCACGACGATGTCGTGCTCCTTGAGCTTCGCGATCAGCTCCGGCTTGGGCGCGAGCGCGAACGACGCGACCTTGACGCCGTACGAGATGAGGAGCTCGCACCGAGCCGGCGCATCGGCGGCGTCGGCGCGCAGGTTGACGCCGAACGGCTGGTCCGTGCGCTCCTTGACCTCGATGATCGCCTGCTCGAGCTCGGGCAGCGTCATCGTGGCCGACGCGAGGATGCCCAGCCCGCCGGCGTTGGCGGTGCCG harbors:
- a CDS encoding nitronate monooxygenase family protein, with the translated sequence MIDQLLSTPLTELTGVRHPVVQTGMGWVAGPSLVSGTANAGGLGILASATMTLPELEQAIIEVKERTDQPFGVNLRADAADAPARCELLISYGVKVASFALAPKPELIAKLKEHDIVVIPSVGLPKHAVKVASWGADAVMIQGGEGGGHTGSVPTTLLLPTVLDAVDIPVIAAGGFFDGRGLAAALSYGASGVGMGTRFLLTADSRVPDAVKQRYLAAGLDDTVVTKKVDGMPHRMLRTELVEDVEASSGVRRLIPTARRTLEFKRMAGMSWKQLAVDGRAMRNEQGRTLGQLALAANTPMMLKAGLVEGDATAGVLASGQVVGVIDDLPTCEELIDRIVTEAATALKRAGGHVV